In a genomic window of Chengkuizengella sediminis:
- a CDS encoding UDP-glucose dehydrogenase family protein → MEICVIGAGYVGLTSAVIFARLGHKVRCVDKNSEKIKKLQEGSITIFEPGLEKLLISFNRNISFSEDIVDAIEKAEIILIAVGTPPLPDGEADLQYVNDVILIIANTIYSHKTIITKSTVPIGTNDKLVEMLLELEVKRSLFHIVSNPEFLREGSAVYDMLHPDKIVVGLEDHDQQSLLSMKQLYYGIDAPFVVTSLKGAEMIKYASNSFLATKISFMNEMARICDVFNIDIMDVAKGIGSDPRIGTQFLQAGIGYGGSCFPKDLQSLIHTSKKQELLPKLLMAVEEVNQSQVAVYMDKLKSYIPNLTDKKVTVLGLSFKPNTDDIRSSPAIRLIHKLVAHNAKVHVYDPKAKYETPHVIQFHHVNDALNDADCIIVATDWNEFLYLDWKDIQQRVNGSIVLDTRNFLNRNTIEKHGFKYIGLGR, encoded by the coding sequence ATGGAAATTTGTGTCATAGGAGCAGGGTATGTAGGTTTAACATCCGCAGTAATTTTTGCAAGGCTTGGTCATAAGGTAAGATGTGTTGATAAAAACAGTGAGAAAATAAAAAAACTACAAGAAGGTTCTATTACAATATTCGAGCCAGGTTTAGAAAAATTACTTATTAGTTTTAACAGAAACATCTCTTTTTCTGAAGATATTGTGGATGCAATTGAAAAAGCAGAAATTATACTCATTGCTGTAGGCACACCACCACTTCCAGATGGTGAAGCTGATTTACAATATGTAAACGATGTTATACTGATAATTGCAAATACAATTTATTCTCATAAAACCATTATTACAAAAAGCACCGTTCCCATTGGGACAAACGATAAACTCGTGGAAATGTTACTTGAACTTGAAGTAAAACGTAGCCTCTTTCATATTGTTTCTAATCCTGAATTTCTTCGAGAAGGTTCTGCAGTGTATGATATGCTTCATCCAGACAAAATTGTTGTGGGGTTAGAAGATCATGATCAACAGTCCCTATTATCGATGAAACAACTATACTATGGTATTGATGCCCCTTTTGTTGTTACTAGTTTAAAGGGAGCTGAAATGATAAAATATGCCTCAAATTCCTTTTTAGCGACTAAAATCTCTTTTATGAATGAGATGGCGAGGATATGTGATGTGTTTAATATAGATATTATGGATGTTGCTAAGGGAATTGGTAGTGATCCAAGAATAGGAACGCAATTTCTACAAGCTGGCATCGGTTATGGAGGGTCCTGCTTTCCTAAAGATCTTCAATCCTTAATTCATACATCAAAAAAACAAGAGCTGCTACCGAAACTGCTCATGGCAGTTGAGGAAGTTAACCAATCCCAAGTAGCTGTTTATATGGATAAATTAAAATCTTATATTCCAAACTTAACTGACAAAAAAGTTACCGTATTAGGTCTTTCCTTTAAGCCAAACACAGATGACATTAGATCATCCCCTGCGATTAGATTGATTCATAAATTAGTTGCACATAACGCCAAAGTACACGTCTATGACCCGAAAGCAAAGTATGAAACTCCCCATGTAATTCAATTCCATCATGTAAATGATGCGTTGAATGATGCTGACTGTATCATTGTAGCTACAGACTGGAATGAGTTTTTATATTTAGATTGGAAGGACATTCAACAACGTGTGAATGGAAGTATTGTCCTAGACACTCGAAACTTTCTGAATAGAAATACCATAGAAAAACATGGATTCAAATACATTGGCTTAGGTCGTTAG
- a CDS encoding CotS family spore coat protein gives MEEQEYTQEKHLKRVLHLYPFDIGAVRLLESRSGRTTWEVDTDQGTKILKQANMNPKRMLFIAGAHNDLLQKGLAITSIHKTKNGAICVGAEDHAYVVYDHVKGNEMIYYNKEQMKKIFDFAGKFHQLSKEYLPAIESKTRSRLNKWHKLFRWKLQELEGNKLLAQTYPDEPFSLLFLEYVDKMLERGRAALKELDDGPYEHWIKQSIEDKSYCQQDFTLARFTELNGEPFMRELHSITYDLPSRDLRIILNKMMKKLSVWDIDFIIQLLREYDACYALTRDQYRVLWTDLKFPHLFCAIVHKYFLSQKRSWGDEKYIWALQNVIAVEDSKEQFLNQFSEITEAIKEGERGEKAE, from the coding sequence TTGGAAGAACAGGAATACACTCAGGAAAAGCACCTAAAACGTGTATTACATTTATACCCATTTGATATTGGGGCGGTTAGATTATTAGAAAGTAGAAGTGGGAGAACGACATGGGAAGTAGATACAGATCAAGGTACAAAAATACTGAAGCAAGCAAACATGAATCCAAAACGGATGCTGTTTATTGCTGGTGCCCATAATGATTTGCTCCAAAAAGGGTTGGCAATTACTTCTATCCATAAAACGAAAAATGGAGCCATTTGTGTCGGTGCGGAAGATCATGCTTACGTTGTATATGATCATGTGAAAGGCAATGAAATGATTTATTATAACAAAGAGCAAATGAAGAAAATATTTGATTTTGCAGGTAAGTTTCATCAATTGTCAAAAGAATATCTTCCAGCCATTGAGAGTAAAACACGAAGCAGGTTGAATAAATGGCACAAGTTATTCAGGTGGAAACTTCAGGAGTTAGAAGGAAACAAACTTTTAGCTCAAACCTATCCAGATGAACCTTTCTCTTTATTATTTTTAGAATATGTAGATAAAATGCTTGAAAGAGGAAGAGCTGCATTAAAAGAACTTGATGATGGCCCGTATGAACATTGGATCAAACAATCTATAGAAGATAAAAGTTATTGCCAACAGGATTTTACACTTGCACGTTTTACTGAATTAAACGGGGAGCCCTTCATGAGAGAGCTTCATTCGATAACCTACGATTTACCTTCTAGAGATTTGAGAATTATTTTAAATAAAATGATGAAAAAGTTATCAGTATGGGATATTGATTTTATTATTCAATTGCTTCGTGAGTACGATGCTTGTTATGCATTAACTAGAGATCAATATCGTGTTCTTTGGACTGATTTGAAATTCCCTCATCTTTTCTGCGCAATTGTACACAAGTATTTTTTAAGTCAAAAACGTTCGTGGGGTGATGAAAAATATATTTGGGCTTTACAAAATGTTATTGCAGTTGAAGATTCTAAGGAACAATTTCTTAATCAATTCTCTGAAATAACGGAAGCCATAAAAGAAGGTGAACGAGGTGAGAAGGCTGAATAA
- a CDS encoding glycosyltransferase family 4 protein, protein MKLLVIWRLLTVGGVNAGWRNRAIFFKKHGIDIEFLYCKDLGGLHMMKDVAPVYVTKDEKEIHHLLKHNHYDAVIVVDTNQAYNWLSQTNFKGPILIEARTPEIIKLKRNLEGFDKVNPIKFIVPSEHQKRVLSILIKHQSPTEVIYNGVDTSFFRELPKEQIDMVADPPLVTNKKIVAFIGRLDQRKNWKQLLKIANLVQSERDDIEFWVIGGDQSKDRIKFENQRDNQQLNEVIKWFPVIPYQQMPHLYAKIKQSGGCTIATTKGESFGNTFIEAMACGVPVVAPNISSIPEIVIHKQTGYLFRENHIEEAAKSIYTILDDPALYENISKAATQRVVNHFSISQCACKYIELLQKVVKES, encoded by the coding sequence TTGAAATTATTAGTCATATGGCGCCTTTTAACTGTTGGCGGAGTGAATGCTGGATGGCGGAACCGTGCCATTTTCTTCAAAAAACATGGGATAGATATAGAGTTTTTATATTGTAAGGATCTTGGTGGGTTGCATATGATGAAGGACGTTGCTCCTGTTTATGTAACCAAAGATGAGAAAGAAATTCATCATTTGCTGAAACACAATCATTATGACGCGGTCATTGTGGTAGATACAAATCAAGCTTACAATTGGCTGTCACAAACAAATTTTAAAGGACCTATATTGATCGAAGCTCGAACCCCAGAGATTATTAAATTAAAACGAAATTTGGAAGGCTTCGATAAAGTGAACCCGATCAAATTTATAGTTCCATCAGAGCATCAGAAAAGAGTATTATCCATTTTAATTAAACATCAATCTCCCACAGAAGTTATCTATAATGGGGTAGACACTTCTTTTTTCAGAGAGCTTCCTAAAGAACAAATTGATATGGTGGCTGATCCCCCCTTAGTAACAAACAAAAAAATTGTTGCATTTATTGGAAGGCTAGATCAGAGGAAAAATTGGAAGCAGCTTTTAAAAATCGCTAATCTTGTACAATCAGAGCGAGATGACATTGAGTTTTGGGTTATTGGTGGAGATCAAAGTAAAGACCGAATTAAATTTGAAAATCAAAGGGATAATCAGCAGTTAAATGAGGTCATTAAATGGTTTCCTGTCATCCCTTACCAACAAATGCCACATCTTTATGCAAAAATTAAACAATCTGGTGGATGTACGATTGCCACAACTAAAGGAGAATCTTTTGGAAATACCTTCATTGAAGCCATGGCCTGTGGTGTCCCTGTTGTTGCACCAAATATTTCTTCTATACCTGAAATTGTCATTCATAAGCAAACAGGTTATTTATTTCGAGAAAACCATATTGAAGAAGCTGCAAAATCCATATATACAATACTCGATGACCCTGCTTTATATGAGAATATATCCAAAGCTGCTACTCAAAGAGTAGTTAACCATTTTTCCATTTCACAGTGTGCATGCAAGTATATTGAACTGCTCCAAAAAGTTGTGAAAGAGAGTTGA
- a CDS encoding dienelactone hydrolase family protein gives MAKLIKVLPWLSLLLLIIHAFIEGMRWQLNTLYILVILHIFLSSKLFNQWIIEHLRLKKAISVLMILFFVISLLFTYAFPVYKMPVPDGKYEVGTVSFDLIDKNRQEIYSENDSSNRKIKIQMWYPAQDVQGYNLVPWLEKDAPSVAEGVAKMMGFPDFVLSHTALVMSNSYENPPIFEGEGVWPVVIISHGWTGFRNVHADVAELLASHGYLAISIDHTYGSAVTAFNDGEITYVNEDALPEREITPNYLEYANTLVNTFAGDINLTLNQLEEFNEGKVDEKFKGKLDLSNIGLIGHSTGGGASVATALDDDRVKALLGMDAWVEPIQKNKLKAGLQIPSLFLRSHEWEEGLNNENLFFLLDENRRPTELFQINNTGHQDFSMIYMYSPLSKYFHITGELDGREGAKIQHEFILNFFDLHLKNSAKKSIDDVANEYDVVNKIYSKTTNE, from the coding sequence ATGGCTAAATTAATAAAGGTGTTACCGTGGTTATCTTTATTATTATTGATTATTCACGCTTTTATTGAGGGAATGCGTTGGCAATTGAACACATTGTATATATTAGTTATTTTACATATATTTCTAAGTTCTAAGCTTTTTAATCAATGGATAATAGAACATTTGCGTCTAAAAAAGGCAATCTCTGTTTTGATGATATTGTTTTTTGTAATATCGTTACTATTTACTTACGCATTTCCAGTGTATAAAATGCCAGTACCAGATGGGAAATATGAAGTTGGAACCGTTTCATTTGATCTTATAGATAAAAATAGACAAGAGATATATAGTGAGAATGATTCTTCAAATAGAAAAATTAAAATACAGATGTGGTATCCTGCACAAGATGTTCAGGGGTATAATCTAGTACCTTGGTTAGAAAAAGATGCACCTTCGGTTGCAGAAGGGGTAGCCAAAATGATGGGATTCCCTGATTTCGTTTTAAGTCACACTGCTTTAGTTATGTCTAATTCATATGAAAATCCACCAATATTCGAAGGCGAAGGGGTATGGCCAGTTGTTATTATATCTCACGGGTGGACGGGATTTAGAAATGTTCATGCAGATGTAGCCGAGTTGTTAGCTAGTCATGGTTATTTGGCTATCTCTATCGATCATACTTATGGATCAGCAGTGACTGCATTTAATGACGGAGAAATAACTTATGTCAATGAGGATGCACTACCGGAAAGAGAAATCACTCCTAACTATTTGGAGTATGCAAATACGTTAGTAAATACATTTGCAGGGGATATAAACTTAACATTAAATCAGTTAGAGGAATTCAATGAGGGTAAGGTAGATGAGAAATTTAAAGGGAAATTAGATCTATCAAATATTGGATTAATAGGTCATTCTACAGGTGGAGGAGCTTCAGTAGCCACTGCTTTGGATGATGATCGAGTCAAAGCTTTACTAGGTATGGATGCTTGGGTAGAACCTATTCAAAAAAATAAGTTGAAAGCAGGGTTGCAAATCCCTTCATTATTTTTAAGAAGTCATGAATGGGAAGAGGGATTAAATAACGAAAATTTATTCTTTTTGTTAGATGAAAACAGACGACCTACAGAATTGTTTCAAATTAATAATACGGGACATCAGGATTTTTCAATGATTTATATGTATTCTCCACTCAGCAAGTACTTTCATATTACAGGTGAACTGGATGGAAGAGAGGGTGCCAAGATACAACATGAATTTATTTTGAACTTTTTTGATTTACACCTCAAAAATTCAGCTAAAAAGTCCATTGATGACGTTGCTAACGAATATGATGTAGTGAATAAAATCTATAGTAAAACAACGAATGAATAG
- a CDS encoding glycosyltransferase family 4 protein: MKIALISTEKLPVPAIRGGAIQIYLNSVASIIAKKHDVTVISIQDPELLEEESKNNVRYVRFPENQYVELIEQYIQVENFDVVHLCNRPNWIEQLCDAAPQTKFVLSVHNEMFSYEKMTDAEGKRCVQQISQIVTVSDFIGSTITDRFPEAKNKTKTVYSGVDLHQYQPSWSLVGKKTRSNVRSELELQGKKVVLFVGRLSKVKGPHLLLQALPAIIEKHPDVMMVFIGSKWFGDDNLNNYVRHLYTLGAVFENNVTFIKFVRPQNIPQLYAMSDVFVCSSQWQEPLARVHYEAMAAGLPLITSNRGGNPEVIEEGKNGYIIHDFENPQAYAEAINLLLNDANKRASMGKYGRNKVEKNFSWNRVAENLLHVYEGVKER; the protein is encoded by the coding sequence ATGAAAATTGCTTTAATCTCTACAGAAAAACTACCGGTACCAGCAATACGAGGTGGAGCTATTCAAATATATTTAAACTCGGTTGCTTCCATTATTGCTAAAAAACATGATGTGACAGTAATTTCTATACAAGACCCAGAGTTACTAGAGGAAGAATCAAAAAACAATGTAAGGTATGTTCGTTTTCCTGAAAATCAATATGTTGAATTGATTGAGCAATATATACAAGTAGAAAATTTTGATGTGGTTCACTTATGCAATCGTCCCAACTGGATTGAGCAGCTTTGTGATGCAGCACCACAAACGAAATTTGTATTAAGTGTTCATAATGAAATGTTTTCCTATGAAAAAATGACGGATGCAGAAGGGAAACGTTGTGTACAACAGATTTCCCAAATTGTGACGGTAAGTGATTTTATAGGGAGTACAATAACAGATCGATTTCCAGAAGCAAAAAATAAAACAAAAACTGTATATTCCGGTGTTGACTTACATCAATATCAACCTTCGTGGTCTTTAGTAGGTAAGAAGACAAGAAGTAATGTTAGAAGTGAACTGGAGCTACAAGGGAAAAAAGTAGTTTTGTTTGTTGGCAGACTTAGCAAAGTTAAGGGTCCTCATCTCCTTCTTCAAGCACTTCCAGCAATCATTGAAAAACACCCTGATGTGATGATGGTTTTTATCGGTTCCAAATGGTTTGGTGACGATAATCTGAACAACTATGTAAGACATTTGTATACGTTAGGTGCAGTATTTGAAAATAATGTGACTTTTATAAAATTTGTTAGGCCGCAAAATATTCCTCAATTGTATGCGATGTCAGATGTGTTTGTATGCTCATCACAATGGCAAGAACCTCTTGCTCGTGTTCATTATGAAGCAATGGCAGCAGGTCTACCGCTTATTACGAGTAATCGAGGTGGTAATCCTGAAGTCATTGAAGAAGGGAAAAACGGTTACATCATTCATGATTTTGAAAATCCACAAGCGTATGCAGAAGCGATTAATTTGTTATTAAATGATGCTAATAAACGAGCTAGTATGGGTAAGTATGGCCGAAATAAAGTAGAGAAGAATTTTAGTTGGAACCGAGTAGCTGAAAATTTATTACATGTTTATGAGGGAGTCAAGGAGAGGTGA
- a CDS encoding sugar phosphate nucleotidyltransferase: MIKKAIIPAAGYGTRCLPISKVVPKELFPIGNKPAIDYIVEEAISSGIEEILIIVSRSKNLIFDYFDRSIELETFLQQKNKKHLLDKIKIPDVHIQYIRQPFAKGLGDAIKLGKRFIQNEPFAVLLPDEIILNNRTPALKQLTSVYEKHKKSVLGLYEVDPKQLSNYGIVKTNKIEPDLFKVTHIVEKPIHNPPSNLAVIGRYIFTPTIFSYLENINAGVDGEIQLTDAINELRKSEACLGKLITAERFDIGRKEEYLKAITYLKDIEE; the protein is encoded by the coding sequence GTGATAAAAAAAGCAATCATACCTGCAGCAGGTTACGGTACGCGTTGTTTGCCAATTTCAAAAGTGGTACCTAAGGAGTTATTTCCAATTGGAAATAAACCCGCTATTGATTACATTGTCGAAGAAGCTATTTCTTCTGGTATTGAAGAAATTTTAATCATCGTTTCCCGTTCAAAGAATTTAATCTTTGATTATTTTGATCGCTCTATTGAACTAGAAACTTTTTTGCAACAAAAAAACAAAAAACATTTATTAGATAAAATTAAAATACCTGATGTTCATATTCAATATATAAGACAGCCCTTTGCAAAAGGACTAGGTGATGCCATAAAGTTAGGAAAAAGATTCATTCAAAATGAACCATTTGCTGTCTTGTTGCCAGACGAAATTATTTTAAATAACAGAACGCCTGCCTTAAAGCAATTAACCAGTGTTTATGAAAAACATAAAAAAAGTGTATTAGGACTTTATGAAGTAGATCCCAAGCAACTTTCAAACTATGGCATTGTAAAAACGAATAAAATAGAACCTGATTTGTTTAAAGTAACTCATATCGTTGAAAAACCTATCCATAACCCTCCATCAAACTTAGCAGTAATAGGAAGGTATATATTTACACCAACGATTTTTTCGTATTTAGAAAATATCAACGCAGGTGTAGATGGAGAAATCCAACTTACTGACGCCATCAATGAACTTCGAAAGTCAGAAGCGTGCCTTGGTAAACTTATTACCGCTGAACGTTTTGACATAGGAAGAAAAGAAGAATACCTAAAAGCGATCACATATTTAAAGGATATTGAGGAGTGA
- a CDS encoding CotS family spore coat protein, translating into MNVDPLQDENKEESNEYVLSPEEEQKLIQLAETIISNWGKKVNHIEVIQGGQMAIVWKVHTEEGPFCLKRIHRPEKKALFSIHAQDYLAKKGTRVPGIIPNQKGELYTKHGPFLFVVYEWIEGRPFELTVTEDLQFIMRGLANFHIASVGYLPPPGVPVFKKLGRWPNHYIKRCQQMETWKLVAKQFPDDPFSQAYLNEIDVFIKEGIDTLRRLLESGYMEWVEQIEATPNLCHQDYGTGNTLLDLEQQIWVIDLDTVSYDLPIRDLRKMIIPLLDTTGVWNEEQFNVMIEAYESVAPLTSEQKQIMFIDMLFPYELYDVIRERYVRKSPMLVDELHGALEYERIKSRELNKLIHQV; encoded by the coding sequence TTGAATGTAGACCCTTTACAAGATGAAAATAAGGAAGAAAGCAATGAATATGTCTTGTCGCCAGAAGAAGAACAAAAACTAATTCAACTCGCAGAGACGATAATTAGCAATTGGGGAAAAAAAGTAAACCATATTGAAGTCATTCAAGGTGGACAAATGGCCATTGTTTGGAAGGTTCATACAGAGGAAGGTCCATTTTGTCTAAAAAGAATCCATCGCCCAGAAAAGAAAGCACTGTTCTCAATTCATGCACAGGATTACTTAGCTAAAAAAGGAACAAGAGTACCTGGTATTATCCCAAATCAAAAGGGTGAACTATATACAAAACATGGGCCGTTTTTATTTGTAGTTTATGAGTGGATCGAGGGAAGACCGTTTGAGTTAACCGTTACAGAAGACCTACAATTCATTATGAGAGGACTTGCAAATTTCCACATCGCGTCTGTTGGTTATCTACCTCCTCCCGGTGTTCCTGTTTTTAAAAAACTTGGTCGTTGGCCAAATCATTATATTAAAAGATGCCAGCAGATGGAGACATGGAAGTTAGTTGCAAAACAATTTCCAGATGATCCATTTTCTCAAGCTTATTTAAATGAGATTGACGTATTTATTAAAGAGGGAATTGATACATTACGTCGATTATTAGAAAGCGGATATATGGAATGGGTTGAGCAAATTGAAGCTACTCCAAATTTATGTCACCAAGATTATGGAACAGGAAACACACTTCTAGACCTTGAACAACAAATATGGGTGATTGATCTAGATACCGTTTCCTATGATTTACCCATTCGGGATTTGAGAAAAATGATTATCCCATTACTTGATACTACAGGTGTCTGGAACGAAGAACAATTTAATGTCATGATTGAAGCGTATGAATCCGTTGCACCTCTAACCTCAGAACAAAAACAAATTATGTTTATCGATATGTTATTTCCTTATGAGTTGTATGACGTCATTCGAGAAAGATATGTAAGAAAATCCCCAATGTTAGTTGATGAATTACATGGTGCTTTGGAATATGAAAGAATTAAATCGCGGGAATTAAATAAACTGATTCATCAAGTTTGA
- a CDS encoding HipA family kinase, translating to MLPISYQRPLKSKSNHKHLVSFDNNQNYAVNFLHAGEEKSLMNEWIAYCIAKYMEIPVPEVQIIEIPTLFLDEIPNLIPYKQHYLSKNQSAILYLDESISLNEVEAGLISNVDDLVKMVVFDYWLCNTNRTHHNVLLQNKTPGVYQCWIMDHSEIFSSLSWTADDLKNLPETVLNIAAHETLASFIPNEKEFLEQIEVIQTIPTLLLEEILSMIPEEWKMSKVEQKNVIKALNYRRHKVIPRVINQFINEIYSPLLKK from the coding sequence ATGCTTCCTATCTCTTATCAAAGACCTTTAAAAAGTAAATCAAATCATAAGCATCTTGTTTCTTTTGACAACAATCAAAATTACGCTGTGAATTTTTTACATGCTGGTGAAGAAAAATCACTCATGAATGAATGGATCGCTTACTGCATTGCTAAATATATGGAAATTCCTGTTCCAGAAGTTCAAATTATTGAAATACCTACACTATTTTTAGATGAAATCCCAAATCTCATTCCGTATAAACAACATTATTTATCTAAAAACCAATCTGCAATCCTTTATTTAGATGAATCTATCAGTTTAAATGAAGTAGAAGCAGGTCTTATTTCTAATGTGGATGACCTTGTAAAAATGGTCGTGTTTGACTATTGGTTATGTAATACAAATCGAACACATCATAATGTGTTGTTACAAAACAAAACACCTGGCGTTTATCAATGTTGGATCATGGATCATTCAGAAATATTCTCTTCATTATCATGGACAGCTGACGATTTAAAAAATCTTCCCGAAACTGTATTAAACATTGCAGCCCACGAAACTTTGGCAAGCTTTATTCCAAATGAAAAAGAATTTTTAGAACAAATTGAAGTCATTCAAACCATTCCTACCTTGTTACTTGAGGAAATATTGTCTATGATCCCAGAGGAATGGAAAATGTCTAAAGTAGAACAAAAAAACGTAATAAAGGCCTTAAATTACAGACGTCACAAAGTGATTCCACGTGTGATCAATCAATTTATAAATGAAATATATTCACCCTTGCTTAAGAAATAG
- a CDS encoding DEAD/DEAH box helicase, producing the protein MQNFLQLGVREEINNLLKENGIFKPTPIQQQAIPHLLEGRDVIGKAQTGTGKTLAFVLPILEKIDPDKPEIQAIIVTPTRELALQVTAEVKKLVAKIQNLNVLAVYGGQDVEKQLHKLKGNNQIIVGTPGRIIDHLGRGTIKLSNVSMLVLDEADQMLHIGFLSEVEEIIQRTPSSRQTMLFSATMPQQVRSLANQYMRKPEDIRVKDTEITVSDIKQIAIETTDRAKEDALVSTIEKYRPFLAIIFCRTKRRASKLNEALREKGLNSDELHGDLSQAKREQVMKRFRELKIQFLIATDVAARGLDVEGVTHVFNYDIPQDVESYVHRIGRTGRAGEKGLAITFVAPKDRNALNQIERGIKISIKKQTVDGETTVQRSNKNKSTNRNSNQKKKYNGERKFGNKTKNAKENKEQKGRRGESRRGEGRASSKASGKSNGTKTAKSARFAKKTSNNSNKRGANQKQKRNSYR; encoded by the coding sequence ATGCAAAATTTTTTACAACTTGGCGTACGAGAAGAAATAAATAATCTCTTGAAAGAAAATGGGATTTTCAAACCAACTCCAATTCAACAGCAAGCCATTCCACATTTGTTAGAAGGAAGAGACGTAATTGGTAAGGCCCAGACAGGAACTGGTAAAACATTAGCGTTTGTGTTGCCGATATTAGAAAAAATTGATCCTGATAAACCAGAAATTCAAGCGATCATTGTTACACCAACACGTGAATTGGCGCTGCAAGTTACTGCTGAAGTGAAGAAACTTGTTGCTAAAATACAAAACCTTAATGTGTTAGCGGTATACGGTGGACAAGATGTGGAAAAACAGTTGCACAAACTAAAAGGAAATAATCAGATTATTGTAGGTACACCAGGTCGTATCATAGACCATTTAGGGCGTGGAACGATCAAACTTTCTAATGTTTCCATGCTTGTGTTGGATGAAGCTGATCAAATGCTGCATATCGGTTTTTTATCTGAAGTAGAAGAGATCATTCAGCGCACACCATCCAGCAGACAAACGATGTTATTCTCAGCAACGATGCCGCAGCAAGTAAGATCCTTAGCCAATCAATATATGAGAAAACCAGAAGATATTCGCGTAAAAGATACGGAGATCACTGTATCAGATATCAAACAAATCGCAATCGAAACAACAGATCGTGCGAAGGAAGATGCATTAGTAAGCACTATCGAGAAATATCGACCATTTTTAGCGATTATATTTTGTCGGACAAAGCGAAGAGCAAGTAAATTAAATGAGGCATTAAGAGAAAAAGGATTAAATTCAGACGAGCTTCATGGTGATTTATCCCAAGCAAAAAGAGAACAGGTAATGAAGAGGTTCCGTGAGTTGAAAATCCAATTTCTAATTGCTACAGATGTTGCTGCTCGTGGATTGGATGTAGAGGGAGTTACTCATGTGTTTAACTACGATATCCCTCAGGATGTGGAAAGTTATGTTCATCGAATAGGAAGAACTGGACGAGCTGGTGAAAAAGGATTAGCAATTACATTTGTAGCTCCTAAAGATCGTAATGCATTAAATCAGATTGAAAGAGGGATAAAGATCTCCATAAAAAAGCAAACTGTAGATGGAGAAACGACTGTTCAGCGTTCTAATAAAAATAAAAGTACAAATAGAAATTCAAATCAGAAGAAAAAGTATAACGGTGAACGTAAATTTGGAAATAAAACAAAAAATGCGAAAGAGAATAAAGAACAAAAAGGACGACGTGGTGAAAGTAGAAGAGGGGAAGGTAGAGCTTCATCAAAAGCTTCTGGAAAAAGTAATGGTACTAAAACAGCTAAGTCTGCTAGGTTTGCTAAAAAGACGAGCAATAATTCTAATAAAAGAGGAGCAAATCAAAAACAAAAGCGAAATAGCTACAGATGA